The following are from one region of the Rhodopirellula sp. P2 genome:
- a CDS encoding OprO/OprP family phosphate-selective porin, with the protein MGSSSMRRGGSVARQTLAALVCLVTSSGTVANADEWWSPASQVASDPVLASPESQQLEVDLGGMLSNQYSAAPVRPQNSLLEDAVQSLPADVDQQPSGLSSLATEEPNRETLAEDESFEDRLEAFASRLDALDTLDEEWTDYQDELAAEAKAKKKKSTLKIGGRVHIDHWSFSNTDAGINQIESGRIGGVAGDPNQSPENITGFRRLRLELSGEVPQNMRYRLQVDFNNPQTPEIKDAYIGWSNLPSNQVLLLGNQKRPLGLDHLNSSRFNVFAERPLAVEAFNEDARRFGLTMYGHNNEESIGWAYGIYNLENINTDGRFIGDSAQAGGYSRLWGSPWYDDTSGGRGYWHWGLAGAVAKPDGDAGANDTNSNEGRFRTRPLARSSQRWLNTGRIDGADWYQNIGFENILNLGSLQITGEYIMTPMQVEDPAAGVDDNLFFHGGYIYASYFLTGEHMPYNRSTGTLSRVTPHENFFLVDRCNGCRGNGWGAWQVAFRYDHLDLTDGGVNGGVGNLYTAGLNWHWTPYSKVQNNLVWGEISESGLAANGNNSLDAPVEAGNFLIFGTRFMVDF; encoded by the coding sequence ATGGGATCATCATCCATGCGGCGCGGCGGTAGCGTTGCCAGACAAACCCTTGCCGCGTTGGTCTGCTTGGTGACGAGCAGCGGAACCGTGGCGAACGCTGACGAGTGGTGGTCCCCGGCAAGCCAAGTGGCGAGCGATCCTGTTCTCGCGTCGCCGGAATCTCAGCAACTGGAGGTTGATCTGGGGGGCATGCTGTCGAATCAGTACAGTGCCGCCCCCGTGCGTCCTCAGAACAGTCTGTTGGAAGACGCTGTGCAATCGCTGCCTGCGGATGTGGATCAGCAGCCCTCCGGTCTGAGTTCGCTGGCAACGGAGGAGCCGAACCGAGAGACGCTTGCTGAAGACGAGTCGTTTGAAGATCGTTTGGAAGCGTTTGCTTCGCGTTTGGACGCCCTCGATACACTCGACGAAGAGTGGACGGACTACCAAGACGAGCTGGCGGCTGAGGCCAAGGCAAAGAAAAAGAAGTCCACGCTCAAAATTGGCGGGCGAGTTCACATTGATCACTGGTCGTTCTCGAACACCGACGCTGGCATCAATCAAATTGAAAGCGGCCGGATCGGTGGAGTCGCCGGTGATCCCAATCAGAGTCCCGAGAACATCACTGGGTTCCGGCGTCTGCGTCTGGAACTTTCCGGGGAGGTTCCTCAGAACATGCGTTATCGCTTGCAAGTGGACTTCAACAACCCGCAGACCCCCGAGATCAAGGATGCCTACATTGGCTGGTCGAACTTGCCCAGCAATCAGGTGTTGTTGCTTGGCAACCAGAAGCGGCCACTCGGTTTGGATCACCTGAACAGCTCTCGCTTCAACGTGTTTGCCGAACGACCTTTGGCGGTGGAAGCGTTCAATGAAGACGCTCGTCGTTTTGGATTGACCATGTATGGTCACAACAACGAAGAGTCGATTGGTTGGGCCTACGGGATTTACAATCTTGAGAACATCAACACGGATGGACGCTTCATCGGTGACTCGGCTCAGGCCGGAGGGTACTCGCGTCTTTGGGGATCGCCTTGGTACGACGACACCAGCGGTGGACGTGGGTACTGGCACTGGGGTTTGGCGGGTGCGGTTGCGAAACCGGACGGCGATGCCGGAGCGAACGACACCAACAGCAACGAAGGACGTTTCCGCACTCGGCCTCTCGCACGAAGCTCGCAGCGTTGGCTCAACACCGGTCGCATCGACGGTGCCGACTGGTATCAAAACATTGGGTTTGAAAACATCCTGAACCTCGGTTCGCTGCAAATCACCGGGGAATACATCATGACTCCGATGCAGGTGGAGGATCCAGCTGCGGGGGTGGATGACAATCTGTTCTTCCACGGTGGTTACATCTACGCATCGTACTTCTTGACCGGCGAGCACATGCCCTACAACCGGTCAACGGGAACGCTCTCACGCGTGACGCCCCATGAGAATTTCTTCTTGGTGGATCGCTGCAACGGATGTCGCGGCAATGGCTGGGGAGCATGGCAGGTCGCCTTCCGATATGACCACCTCGATCTGACGGATGGTGGTGTCAACGGCGGCGTGGGCAATCTCTACACGGCTGGTTTGAACTGGCACTGGACACCTTATTCGAAGGTTCAGAATAACTTGGTTTGGGGTGAAATCAGCGAGAGTGGATTGGCGGCCAATGGCAACAATTCGCTCGACGCACCGGTGGAAGCCGGGAACTTCCTGATCTTCGGGACTCGCTTCATGGTTGACTTCTGA
- a CDS encoding arylsulfatase, producing the protein MSRWLFCLVLVSVGSWSGGLLVEPVSAADRPNVVIVITDDQGYGDLGFTGNPVVQTPQIDALAAESSVLTDYHVAPTCSPTRSAFLTGHWTNRTGVWHTISGRSMLRDNEVTFGEIFRDAGYQTGMFGKWHLGDNYPYRAEDNGFTEVYRHGGGGVGQTPDFWDNAYFDGSYFHNGEAVKAKGYCTDVFFEQGNRFIRDCVEADEPFFAYIATNAPHGPLHAPQKYIDMYPEMRNNVATFLGMITNIDDNVGRTRELLRELGVHDNTIFLFTTDNGTAGGASVYNAGMRGKKGSPYEGGHRVPFVMHYPEGGFATARSNDTLCHAVDVVPTLLELCGVDAPEQIKFDGTSIVSLLKDEAESSFTQRMLITDSQRVIDPIKWRQSSVMQNKWRLINGKELYNIADDPGQEKNVAGEHPEQVAAMRAFYDAWWAELEPTFSQTTEMTVGHPEHPVVTFTAHDWIGQAPPWNQGAIRAAAAVFPKKASQQALTHDGHWAIQVHEAGKFEIALRRWPEESGVAIDAAVPSGENVPGSSAAYRTQMGRAIPVQSAEVRVDGESIASKKVSQGDSVVTMEIELSEGSHQLAPVFKIPTGEVGAYYCTLSRVDN; encoded by the coding sequence ATGTCACGTTGGTTGTTTTGTTTGGTCCTGGTGTCCGTTGGTTCGTGGTCTGGAGGGCTGCTCGTGGAACCAGTTTCAGCAGCGGACCGTCCCAACGTGGTGATTGTCATCACGGATGATCAGGGCTACGGCGATCTTGGATTCACAGGGAATCCGGTCGTTCAAACGCCCCAAATCGACGCTTTGGCAGCCGAGTCATCGGTGCTAACCGATTACCACGTCGCACCGACTTGCTCGCCGACCCGGTCTGCTTTTTTGACCGGTCATTGGACCAACCGAACGGGCGTTTGGCACACCATCAGCGGCCGATCGATGTTGCGAGACAACGAGGTCACGTTTGGTGAGATCTTCCGCGATGCGGGGTATCAAACCGGCATGTTTGGCAAATGGCACCTCGGCGACAACTATCCCTACCGAGCCGAGGACAACGGGTTCACCGAGGTGTATCGCCACGGGGGCGGGGGCGTCGGGCAAACGCCCGACTTTTGGGACAACGCTTACTTTGATGGTTCGTACTTCCACAATGGGGAAGCCGTCAAAGCAAAAGGGTACTGCACCGATGTGTTCTTCGAACAAGGCAATCGATTCATTCGGGATTGCGTGGAAGCGGACGAGCCATTCTTTGCCTACATCGCGACGAATGCACCACACGGTCCGTTGCATGCCCCGCAGAAGTACATCGACATGTATCCCGAGATGCGGAACAACGTGGCGACGTTCTTGGGGATGATCACGAACATTGACGACAACGTCGGACGCACCCGCGAGTTGCTGCGTGAGCTGGGCGTGCACGACAACACGATCTTTCTCTTCACGACGGACAACGGGACCGCAGGCGGTGCGTCAGTTTACAACGCTGGAATGCGCGGCAAGAAGGGCAGCCCCTATGAAGGCGGGCACCGAGTTCCCTTTGTGATGCATTACCCAGAAGGCGGCTTCGCCACTGCCCGCAGCAACGACACTCTTTGTCATGCCGTGGATGTGGTTCCGACGCTGTTGGAATTGTGTGGCGTCGATGCTCCTGAACAAATCAAGTTCGATGGCACCTCGATTGTTTCGCTGTTGAAGGACGAAGCCGAATCGTCGTTCACGCAGCGCATGCTGATCACCGATTCGCAGCGTGTGATTGATCCCATCAAGTGGCGTCAATCATCCGTGATGCAGAACAAGTGGCGTCTGATCAACGGCAAGGAGCTGTACAACATCGCTGATGACCCAGGTCAAGAAAAGAACGTCGCGGGCGAGCATCCTGAACAAGTCGCCGCCATGCGAGCGTTTTACGATGCTTGGTGGGCGGAGTTGGAACCCACGTTCTCGCAGACCACCGAAATGACGGTGGGGCATCCCGAGCATCCGGTGGTCACCTTCACCGCTCACGACTGGATCGGGCAAGCACCACCTTGGAACCAGGGTGCCATTCGCGCCGCTGCAGCGGTCTTTCCCAAGAAGGCCAGTCAGCAGGCGTTGACCCACGACGGACACTGGGCGATCCAAGTGCATGAGGCCGGGAAGTTTGAAATCGCCCTGCGCCGTTGGCCCGAAGAATCCGGCGTGGCGATCGATGCCGCAGTTCCGTCTGGTGAAAATGTACCGGGTTCGTCTGCGGCCTACCGAACACAAATGGGCCGCGCGATTCCAGTTCAGTCGGCCGAGGTTCGGGTCGACGGCGAGTCCATCGCCAGCAAAAAGGTCAGCCAAGGTGACAGTGTTGTGACCATGGAAATTGAGCTCTCTGAGGGCTCGCATCAGCTCGCTCCTGTCTTCAAAATCCCAACGGGTGAAGTCGGGGCGTACTACTGCACGCTCTCCCGAGTGGACAACTGA